From a single Kineococcus rhizosphaerae genomic region:
- a CDS encoding universal stress protein yields MSIVVGYVPDGTGFLAVTEAVQQARWRGSDVVVVNTVDRAGYTRPTAADERDLDALQARLTDEGVPFRIEHRDASSTSVAEVILEIAEEIGAELIVVGLHRLSPVRKALLGSTAQRVLLEATCPVLAVRASERF; encoded by the coding sequence TCGTCGTCGGCTACGTCCCCGACGGCACCGGGTTCCTCGCCGTCACCGAGGCGGTCCAGCAGGCGCGCTGGCGCGGCAGTGACGTCGTCGTCGTGAACACCGTCGACCGGGCCGGGTACACCAGGCCGACGGCCGCCGACGAGCGCGACCTCGACGCCCTGCAGGCACGCCTGACGGACGAGGGCGTCCCGTTCCGCATCGAGCACCGCGACGCCTCCTCCACCTCGGTCGCCGAGGTGATCCTGGAGATCGCCGAGGAGATCGGCGCGGAACTCATCGTCGTCGGCCTCCACCGTCTCTCCCCGGTCCGCAAGGCCCTGCTGGGCAGCACCGCTCAGCGGGTCCTGCTGGAGGCGACCTGCCCGGTGCTCGCCGTCCGCGCCAGCGAGCGCTTCTGA